One window of the Cyanobacteria bacterium GSL.Bin1 genome contains the following:
- the leuC gene encoding 3-isopropylmalate dehydratase large subunit yields MSKPQTLFDKIWNQHLVDEQDDGTCLLYIDRHLIHEVTSPQAFEGLRLAKRTPRQPQAALAVADHNVPTSDRSEGIKEPQSRLQVETLERNAEEMGIPLFRMSDERQGIVHIIGPEQGLTQPGMTIVCGDSHTSTHGAFGALAFGIGTSEVEHVLATQTLQARKPKNMRITVEGSLPLGVTAKDIILAIIGKIGTAGGTGHVIEYAGEAIHSLTMEGRMTICNMSIEAGARAGLIAPDETTFNYIKGRPLAPQGENWEKAVAYWQSLPSDAGATYDKEVTLKASEIIPQVTWGTSPQDVLPITESVPDPDDFSDFNRQQAVKRALEYMGLTPGTKLTEIPVDTVFIGSCTNGRIEDLRAVAKVAEGRKVADGVYAMIVPGSGLVKHQAEQEGLDIIFKQAGFDWREPGCSMCLAMNADQLKPGERCASTSNRNFEGRQGRGGRTHLVSPAMAAAAAVTGKLTDVRELDH; encoded by the coding sequence ATGAGCAAACCGCAAACTCTCTTCGATAAAATCTGGAATCAGCATTTAGTAGATGAACAAGATGATGGCACTTGTCTGCTCTATATTGATCGTCATTTAATCCATGAAGTGACCAGTCCCCAAGCTTTTGAAGGACTCCGTTTAGCTAAGCGTACCCCCCGTCAACCGCAAGCAGCCCTTGCTGTCGCCGATCACAACGTTCCCACCTCAGATCGCTCAGAAGGGATTAAAGAACCGCAAAGTCGCCTGCAAGTGGAAACTCTCGAACGCAATGCTGAAGAAATGGGGATTCCGCTGTTTCGCATGAGTGACGAACGCCAAGGGATTGTCCATATTATTGGTCCCGAACAAGGCTTAACCCAACCGGGAATGACGATTGTTTGTGGCGATAGCCATACCTCTACCCATGGGGCATTTGGGGCGCTGGCGTTTGGGATTGGTACCTCAGAAGTGGAGCACGTTCTCGCGACCCAGACGCTACAAGCGAGAAAGCCCAAAAATATGAGAATTACCGTAGAAGGTTCACTACCGCTAGGAGTGACAGCAAAAGACATTATTCTCGCCATTATCGGCAAAATTGGTACCGCTGGCGGAACCGGTCATGTCATCGAATACGCGGGAGAAGCCATTCACAGCTTAACCATGGAAGGGCGGATGACCATTTGCAATATGTCCATCGAAGCCGGGGCACGTGCTGGATTAATCGCCCCCGATGAAACCACCTTTAACTATATTAAAGGTCGTCCGCTTGCTCCTCAAGGCGAAAATTGGGAAAAAGCGGTTGCTTACTGGCAGTCTTTACCCTCAGATGCCGGGGCAACGTATGATAAGGAAGTCACTTTAAAAGCGAGTGAAATTATTCCCCAAGTGACCTGGGGAACGAGTCCGCAAGACGTTTTACCGATTACCGAAAGCGTCCCTGATCCCGATGACTTTAGCGATTTTAATCGTCAGCAAGCGGTCAAACGAGCCTTAGAGTATATGGGACTGACACCCGGGACCAAACTCACCGAAATCCCGGTTGATACCGTGTTTATTGGCTCTTGTACCAATGGACGCATTGAAGACTTGCGAGCAGTAGCCAAAGTTGCGGAAGGGCGTAAAGTGGCTGATGGCGTCTATGCGATGATTGTTCCCGGTTCTGGCTTAGTGAAACATCAAGCCGAACAAGAGGGCTTAGATATTATCTTTAAGCAAGCGGGGTTTGATTGGCGTGAACCCGGTTGTTCCATGTGCTTAGCCATGAATGCCGATCAATTAAAGCCAGGAGAACGCTGTGCTTCCACCTCGAACCGCAATTTTGAAGGACGACAAGGACGCGGCGGACGCACCCATTTAGTGAGTCCTGCCATGGCGGCTGCGGCTGCAGTAACTGGGAAATTAACCGATGTACGAGAATTAGATCATTAA
- the leuD gene encoding 3-isopropylmalate dehydratase small subunit codes for MEKFTTLTGIAAPLPMMNVDTDMIIPKQHLKTIKRTGLGKVLFDELRFQESGEEIPDFVLNQAPYREAKILIAGDNFGCGSSREHAPWALLDFGIRCVIAPSFADIFFNNCFKNGILPIALGQTEVDTLMADAQNPETVTMTVDLPEQVIRRHNQETIPFTVDEFRKHCLLNGLDDISLTLQKAEQIGDFERQQQESLPWLWANR; via the coding sequence ATGGAGAAATTTACAACCTTAACGGGGATTGCTGCCCCTTTACCGATGATGAATGTTGACACGGATATGATTATCCCCAAGCAACATCTCAAAACCATTAAACGGACAGGGTTAGGCAAAGTTTTATTTGATGAGTTACGTTTCCAAGAAAGTGGTGAGGAAATTCCCGATTTTGTTCTCAATCAAGCCCCCTATCGCGAGGCAAAAATTTTAATTGCAGGAGATAACTTTGGCTGTGGTTCCTCCCGAGAACATGCGCCTTGGGCCTTACTCGACTTTGGTATTCGCTGTGTGATTGCACCGAGTTTTGCCGATATCTTTTTCAATAACTGCTTCAAAAATGGCATTCTGCCCATTGCTTTAGGACAAACCGAAGTGGATACGTTAATGGCGGATGCGCAAAATCCCGAAACCGTAACCATGACCGTTGATTTACCCGAACAAGTGATTCGCCGCCATAATCAGGAAACCATCCCATTTACAGTCGATGAGTTTCGGAAGCACTGTTTACTCAATGGCTTAGACGATATTAGTTTAACCTTGCAGAAAGCCGAGCAAATTGGCGACTTTGAACGCCAGCAACAGGAGTCTTTGCCTTGGCTATGGGCCAATCGTTAG